One window from the genome of Enterobacteriaceae bacterium Kacie_13 encodes:
- the lpxA gene encoding acyl-ACP--UDP-N-acetylglucosamine O-acyltransferase, producing the protein MIDKTAYIHPSAIVEEGAVIGAGVHIGPFCYVGSQVEIGEGTELKSHVVLNGVTKIGRDNRIFQFVSIGEINQDLKYAGEPTRVEVGDRNNIRESVTIHRGTVQGGSLTKVGSDNLLMVNAHIAHDCVIGNRCILANNATLGGHVEIDDFAIIGGMTAVHQFCIIGAHVMVGGCSGVAQDVPPFVIAQGNHATPFGINIEGLKRRGFEKADLHAIRNAYKLLYRSGKTLEEAQPEIAAIAAEFPKVKPFSDFFSRSTRGIIR; encoded by the coding sequence ATGATAGACAAAACCGCCTATATACATCCAAGCGCTATTGTTGAAGAAGGTGCCGTTATCGGTGCTGGTGTTCATATCGGTCCCTTCTGTTATGTCGGTTCCCAGGTGGAAATCGGCGAAGGTACTGAGCTTAAATCACACGTAGTTCTTAATGGCGTGACCAAAATTGGTCGCGATAACCGCATCTTCCAGTTCGTGTCCATTGGTGAAATTAACCAGGACCTGAAGTATGCCGGTGAACCAACACGCGTTGAGGTCGGCGATCGCAACAATATTCGTGAGAGCGTGACCATTCATCGTGGGACCGTTCAGGGCGGTAGTCTGACAAAAGTGGGCAGCGATAACCTGTTGATGGTTAACGCGCATATCGCCCATGATTGCGTCATTGGAAATCGCTGCATTCTGGCGAACAACGCGACCCTTGGCGGCCATGTTGAGATCGACGATTTCGCTATCATTGGTGGTATGACCGCAGTGCATCAGTTCTGCATCATCGGCGCACACGTCATGGTCGGTGGGTGTTCTGGCGTTGCTCAGGACGTGCCTCCGTTTGTGATTGCGCAGGGTAACCACGCGACACCTTTTGGTATTAACATCGAAGGGCTTAAACGTCGCGGTTTTGAGAAAGCAGACCTGCACGCTATTCGTAATGCTTATAAGTTACTGTATCGCAGTGGCAAAACGCTGGAAGAAGCACAACCGGAAATCGCTGCGATTGCCGCTGAATTCCCGAAAGTCAAACCTTTCAGTGATTTCTTCAGTCGCTCAACCCGCGGTATTATTCGCTGA
- the rnhB gene encoding ribonuclease HII, which translates to MNNVFIYPQAVCIAGVDEVGRGPLVGAVVTAAVILDPANPIKGLADSKKLSEKRREALYIEIKEKALAWSLGRAEPHEIDELNILHATMLAMQRAVAGLGITPDMVLIDGNRCPKLPMASQAVVKGDSKVAEISAASILAKVTRDREMVELDLQFPEYGFAKHKGYPTPVHLESLARFGATAHHRRSFAPVKRALGLA; encoded by the coding sequence ATGAATAACGTTTTTATCTATCCACAGGCCGTGTGCATTGCCGGTGTGGATGAAGTGGGGCGTGGCCCGCTGGTAGGCGCTGTAGTGACCGCTGCAGTGATCCTCGATCCAGCCAATCCGATTAAAGGTCTGGCGGATTCCAAAAAACTCAGCGAGAAACGCCGCGAAGCGTTGTATATCGAAATTAAAGAGAAAGCGCTCGCCTGGAGTCTGGGCCGGGCGGAACCGCATGAAATCGATGAACTGAATATTTTGCATGCCACCATGCTGGCAATGCAAAGAGCCGTCGCCGGTCTTGGCATCACGCCAGATATGGTGCTGATTGACGGCAACCGTTGTCCAAAGCTTCCGATGGCTTCTCAGGCCGTGGTGAAAGGGGACAGCAAAGTGGCCGAAATCAGTGCGGCATCCATTCTGGCGAAAGTCACCCGCGATCGCGAAATGGTTGAACTGGATTTGCAGTTCCCGGAATATGGCTTTGCGAAACACAAAGGCTATCCGACGCCGGTGCATCTTGAAAGTCTCGCCCGGTTTGGCGCGACAGCGCATCATCGCCGCAGTTTCGCACCAGTGAAACGCGCACTCGGGCTGGCGTAA
- the lpxB gene encoding lipid-A-disaccharide synthase codes for MQKPVLTIGLVAGETSGDILGAGLIRALKKHHPDARFVGVAGPLMQAEGCETWYEMEELAVMGVVEVLERLPRLLKIRKDLTRRFSELKPDVFVGIDAPDFNITLEGRLKQRGIRTIHYVSPSVWAWRQKRVFKIGKATDLVLAFLPFEKAFYDKFNVPCRFIGHTMADAMPLHPDKEAARLFLGIPEDVHCLALLPGSRHAEVEMLSADFLRTALQLRQTYPDLHIVVPLVNAKRREQFERIKAEIAPDLPAHLLDGKGREAMIASDAALLASGTAALECMLAKCPMVVGYRMKPFTFWLAERLVKTPYVSLPNLLARREIVTELLQTDCVPDKLSAALLPLLAGGEKSLELRNTFLELHESIRRDADEQAAQAVMELASR; via the coding sequence ATGCAAAAGCCTGTTCTGACAATTGGCCTTGTGGCCGGTGAAACGTCCGGTGACATTCTTGGCGCCGGGCTGATTCGAGCCCTAAAGAAACACCACCCTGACGCACGTTTTGTTGGCGTCGCGGGTCCGCTGATGCAGGCGGAAGGGTGTGAAACCTGGTACGAAATGGAAGAGCTGGCGGTAATGGGTGTGGTAGAAGTGTTAGAGCGTCTGCCACGCTTGTTGAAAATCCGCAAAGATTTGACCCGACGTTTCAGCGAACTTAAGCCTGATGTGTTTGTGGGCATCGACGCCCCTGATTTTAACATCACGCTCGAAGGTCGTCTGAAACAGCGCGGTATCCGCACTATTCACTATGTCAGCCCATCAGTCTGGGCATGGCGACAAAAACGCGTTTTCAAAATTGGAAAAGCCACCGATCTGGTACTGGCGTTTCTGCCTTTCGAAAAAGCGTTTTACGACAAATTCAACGTTCCCTGCCGTTTTATTGGCCACACGATGGCTGACGCGATGCCGCTGCATCCAGACAAAGAAGCTGCGCGCCTGTTTTTGGGCATTCCTGAAGATGTGCATTGCCTGGCGTTGTTGCCGGGTAGCCGTCATGCTGAAGTGGAAATGCTCAGTGCTGATTTCCTGAGAACGGCGCTTCAGCTGCGACAGACGTATCCGGATTTACACATCGTTGTGCCGCTGGTGAATGCCAAACGTCGCGAGCAGTTCGAACGTATCAAAGCCGAAATTGCACCCGACCTTCCTGCGCATTTGCTCGATGGCAAAGGGCGCGAAGCGATGATCGCAAGCGATGCTGCGCTACTGGCGTCCGGTACGGCTGCGCTCGAGTGTATGCTGGCGAAATGCCCGATGGTGGTAGGTTACCGCATGAAGCCATTTACCTTCTGGCTGGCAGAACGTCTGGTGAAAACTCCCTACGTTTCATTGCCTAACCTGCTCGCCCGACGCGAAATCGTCACCGAGTTACTGCAAACCGACTGTGTGCCGGATAAGCTTTCCGCTGCGCTGCTGCCTTTGCTGGCCGGCGGTGAGAAGAGCCTGGAACTGCGTAATACTTTCCTGGAGTTGCATGAAAGCATCCGCCGTGATGCAGATGAGCAGGCCGCTCAGGCCGTAATGGAGCTGGCAAGCCGATGA
- the dnaE gene encoding DNA polymerase III subunit alpha, translating into MAEPRFIHLRVHSDYSMVDGLAKVGPLVKCAAALGMPALGITDFTNLCGLVKFYGAAHGAGIKPIIGADLNIQSEILGDELAQLTVLAMNNQGYQNLTLLISRAYQRGYGAAGPIVDREWLAELNEGLILISGAKMGDVGKFLMRGNDLQVELCLDFYQQYFPDRYYLELIRTGRAEEENYLHAAVALATERGLPVVATNDVRFMLPTDFDAHEIRVAIHDGFTLDDPKRPRNYTAQQYMRSEDEMCELFEDIPEALQNSVEIAKRCNVTIRLGEYFLPQFPTGDMTTEDFLVDKSKIGLEERLEFLFPDPEVRAQRRPEYDERLDIELKVINQMGFPGYFLIVMEFIQWSKDNDVPVGPGRGSGAGSLVAYALKITDLDPLEFDLLFERFLNPERVSMPDFDVDFCMEKRDQVIDHVAEMYGREAVSQIITFGTMAAKAVIRDVGRVLGHPYGFVDRISKLVPPDPGMTLEKAFAAEPQLPEIYEADEEVKSLIDMARQLEGVTRNAGKHAGGVVIAPTKITDFAPLYCDAEGNHPVTQFDKNDVEYAGLVKFDFLGLRTLTIIDWALGMINARRAKAGEPPLDIAAIPLDDKKSFDMLQRSETTAVFQLESRGMKDLIKRLKPDSFEDMIALVALFRPGPLQSGMVDNFIDRKHGREELSYPDIQWQHESLKPVLEPTYGIILYQEQVMQIAQVLAGYSLGGADMLRRAMGKKNPVEMAKQRGGFEDGAKARGIDGELAIKIFDLVEKFAGYGFNKSHSAAYALVSYQTLWLKAHYPAEFMAAVMTADMDNTEKVVGLVDECWRMGLKILPPDINSGQYHFHVNDEGEIVYGIGAIKGVGEGPIEAIIEARNEGGYFRELFDLCARADVKKLNKRILEKLIMSGAFDRLGPHRAALMSSLPDALKAADQHAKAEAIGQVDMFGVLAEAPEQVEKSYANVMRWPEQTVLDGERETLGLYLTGHPITQYLKEIERYGGGQRLKDMHPTERGKMTVAVGLVLAARVMVTKRGNRIGICTLDDRSGRLEVMLFTEALEKFQHLLEKDRILIATGQVSFDDFSGGLKMMARDIMDISEAREKYARGLAISLTDRQIDDQLLNRLRQSLEPHRSGTIPVHLYYQRENARARLRFGASWRVTPTDKLLLDLRGLVGSEQVELEFD; encoded by the coding sequence ATGGCCGAACCTCGTTTTATTCATCTGCGTGTACATAGCGACTATTCCATGGTGGATGGGCTCGCGAAAGTGGGTCCGCTGGTGAAATGCGCAGCGGCACTCGGCATGCCCGCTCTGGGGATCACCGACTTCACTAACCTGTGCGGTCTGGTCAAATTTTACGGTGCCGCACACGGCGCTGGCATCAAGCCGATCATCGGTGCCGATCTGAACATCCAAAGCGAGATCCTTGGCGATGAACTGGCGCAGCTGACGGTGTTGGCAATGAACAATCAGGGATATCAGAACCTGACGTTGCTCATCTCTCGTGCTTATCAGCGCGGTTATGGTGCGGCGGGGCCGATTGTCGACCGCGAATGGCTGGCAGAATTGAATGAAGGATTGATCCTGATTTCTGGCGCCAAAATGGGCGATGTCGGCAAGTTTCTGATGCGCGGTAACGATTTACAGGTTGAGCTTTGCCTGGACTTTTACCAGCAATATTTCCCGGATCGCTATTATCTTGAGCTGATCCGTACCGGCCGCGCCGAAGAAGAAAACTATCTGCACGCTGCCGTTGCGCTGGCCACTGAGCGTGGCCTGCCGGTCGTTGCGACCAACGATGTGCGTTTCATGCTGCCGACAGACTTTGACGCCCATGAGATCCGCGTAGCGATCCACGACGGATTTACGCTCGACGATCCAAAGCGTCCGCGCAATTACACTGCTCAGCAATATATGCGCAGTGAAGATGAAATGTGCGAGCTGTTTGAAGACATTCCAGAAGCGCTGCAAAACAGTGTGGAAATTGCCAAACGCTGTAACGTCACCATTCGTCTGGGCGAGTATTTCCTGCCGCAATTCCCGACCGGTGACATGACCACAGAAGATTTCCTGGTCGATAAATCGAAAATCGGCCTCGAAGAGCGCCTCGAGTTCTTGTTCCCCGATCCTGAAGTTCGCGCCCAGCGACGCCCTGAATATGACGAGCGTCTGGATATTGAACTTAAAGTGATCAACCAGATGGGCTTCCCCGGCTACTTCCTGATCGTGATGGAGTTCATTCAGTGGTCGAAAGATAACGACGTGCCGGTCGGGCCGGGACGTGGTTCCGGTGCGGGTTCTCTGGTGGCATATGCGCTAAAAATTACCGATCTCGATCCGCTTGAATTCGACCTGCTGTTCGAACGTTTTCTTAACCCTGAACGTGTCTCCATGCCCGACTTTGACGTTGACTTCTGTATGGAGAAACGCGATCAGGTTATCGATCACGTGGCAGAAATGTACGGTCGCGAAGCGGTTTCGCAGATCATAACTTTCGGTACGATGGCGGCCAAAGCGGTTATCCGCGACGTGGGCCGCGTGCTGGGACATCCGTACGGATTTGTCGATCGTATTTCCAAACTGGTGCCGCCCGATCCGGGCATGACACTGGAAAAAGCCTTTGCGGCTGAACCGCAGTTGCCGGAAATTTACGAAGCGGATGAAGAAGTTAAGTCGTTGATCGACATGGCGCGTCAGCTGGAAGGGGTCACCCGTAACGCCGGTAAACACGCCGGTGGTGTGGTGATCGCACCGACCAAAATTACCGATTTTGCGCCGCTGTATTGTGATGCTGAGGGTAATCACCCGGTCACGCAGTTCGATAAAAACGACGTGGAATATGCCGGGCTGGTGAAGTTCGACTTCCTCGGCCTGCGTACGCTGACCATCATCGACTGGGCGCTCGGGATGATCAACGCCCGCCGTGCCAAAGCGGGCGAGCCGCCGCTGGATATCGCAGCTATTCCGCTCGATGACAAGAAAAGTTTTGACATGCTGCAACGCTCGGAGACCACCGCGGTCTTCCAGCTTGAATCTCGCGGCATGAAAGATTTGATTAAACGCCTTAAGCCCGACAGCTTTGAAGATATGATTGCCCTCGTGGCGCTGTTCCGTCCAGGGCCTTTACAGTCCGGCATGGTTGATAACTTCATCGACCGTAAACACGGTCGCGAAGAGCTCTCCTATCCGGATATCCAGTGGCAGCACGAATCCCTGAAGCCGGTACTGGAGCCGACCTACGGCATTATCCTGTATCAGGAACAGGTTATGCAGATTGCGCAGGTTCTGGCGGGCTATTCACTGGGCGGCGCGGATATGCTGCGTCGTGCAATGGGTAAGAAAAACCCGGTTGAGATGGCCAAGCAGCGTGGCGGATTTGAAGATGGCGCGAAAGCGCGCGGCATCGACGGTGAGCTGGCGATTAAAATCTTCGATCTGGTGGAGAAATTCGCCGGGTATGGCTTTAACAAATCCCACTCCGCTGCTTACGCGCTGGTGTCTTACCAGACGCTGTGGCTGAAAGCGCATTACCCCGCTGAGTTCATGGCGGCCGTAATGACCGCAGATATGGATAACACCGAGAAAGTGGTCGGTCTGGTGGATGAGTGCTGGCGTATGGGGCTTAAAATCCTGCCGCCGGACATTAACAGCGGTCAGTATCATTTCCACGTTAACGACGAAGGTGAAATCGTTTACGGTATCGGTGCAATCAAAGGCGTGGGTGAAGGCCCGATTGAAGCGATCATTGAGGCGCGTAACGAAGGGGGATATTTCAGGGAGCTGTTTGATCTCTGCGCCCGCGCGGATGTGAAAAAACTCAACAAGCGTATCCTCGAAAAACTGATTATGTCCGGTGCGTTTGACCGTTTGGGCCCACATCGCGCCGCATTGATGAGTTCTTTGCCGGATGCCCTGAAAGCCGCTGATCAGCACGCGAAAGCCGAGGCTATCGGTCAGGTCGATATGTTTGGCGTTCTGGCTGAAGCCCCGGAGCAGGTGGAGAAGTCTTACGCCAACGTCATGCGCTGGCCTGAACAGACAGTGCTGGACGGTGAACGTGAGACGCTGGGCCTGTATCTCACCGGCCATCCGATCACTCAATACCTTAAAGAAATCGAGCGTTATGGCGGCGGCCAGCGTTTAAAAGACATGCACCCGACCGAACGGGGTAAAATGACTGTTGCAGTGGGGCTGGTTCTCGCTGCACGGGTTATGGTCACCAAGCGCGGTAACCGCATTGGGATCTGTACGTTAGACGACCGCTCAGGTCGTCTGGAAGTGATGTTGTTCACCGAAGCATTGGAAAAATTCCAGCATTTGTTGGAAAAAGACCGTATCCTTATCGCCACAGGACAGGTCAGCTTTGATGACTTCAGCGGCGGGCTTAAAATGATGGCCC